In one Terriglobia bacterium genomic region, the following are encoded:
- a CDS encoding aminotransferase class III-fold pyridoxal phosphate-dependent enzyme: protein MIQEDQAAAPISEQEAVRLAREIYGLEVSARALPGEYDHNFHLTTLETVAAKRPTDGRGLVLKVMHPARERALIDLQCGALQHLARRAPQLALPRVVAARNGEAYQSLTVADGTQRLVWMLTYVPGTVLAEARPHAPELLESLGRLLGEMTAGLADFAHAAAQREWKWDLARAGWIRGYLQHIADPGRRALVERFLSLYESEVVPALGRLRRSVIYGDANDYNVLVGEAWPQPRQAVSVIDYGDMHHSVTVAELAVAVAYAILGKKEPLRAAAAVIAGYHRAFPLREEEVALLYALAGARLAVSVVNSAHRKTLKPDDPYVTISEAPAWEALESLAEIHPRFAHYMFRAACGMAPVPQSGAVRRWLAENAGTAAALLDTDVRRTPLRVFDLSVGSTLLGADPRAAETAALTETIFQEMKKAGAAVGVGRYDEARLLYTSSIFGAGDNPTDERRTIHLGLDLFVEPGTPIYAPLEGVVHTVANNTALLDYGPLVILRHGTSDGVPFFTLYGHLTEDTLSGLHAGQHVARGQRIGRVGTAAENGGWAPHVHFQVIVDLLDRGADFPGVAYAAERAVWRDLSPDPNLLLGIPAERFPAPAPDPEATLAARRTLLGPSLSISYRKPLKIVRGWMQYLYDDTGRAYLDVYNNVPLVGHSHPRVVRAAQKQLALLNTNTRYLHDNVVRYAERLTRRMPAPLRVCYFLNSGSEANELALRLARTHTGREDVIVLEHAYHGHTNTLIDVSPYKFEGPGGRGRKPWVHVAPLADDYRGAYRREDKEAGAKYARHVAEILERVRGEGRGVAAYLAETLPSVGGQIVFPPGYLAEAYRHVRAAGAVCIADEVQVGFGRLGTHFWGFETQGVVPDIVVLGKPIGNAFPLAAVVTTAEIAASFANGMEFFSTFGGNPVACAAGLAVLDVLEEGHLQEQALRVGQHFIAGLKALAGRHALIGDVRGSGLFLGVDLVRDRTTRAAATEEAGYVVNRLRDCGILAGTDGPQHNVLKLRPPLVFTEGDADFFVDTLDAILAEDAVQPRH, encoded by the coding sequence ATGATTCAGGAAGATCAAGCGGCGGCACCCATCAGCGAACAAGAAGCTGTGCGGCTGGCCCGGGAAATTTACGGGCTGGAGGTGTCGGCGCGGGCGCTGCCGGGGGAGTACGACCACAATTTTCATCTGACGACATTGGAAACCGTGGCCGCAAAGCGGCCAACGGACGGGCGCGGGTTGGTGCTGAAGGTAATGCACCCGGCGCGGGAGCGGGCGCTGATCGATCTGCAGTGCGGGGCGCTGCAGCATCTGGCGCGGCGGGCGCCGCAACTGGCGCTGCCGCGGGTGGTGGCGGCGCGCAACGGGGAGGCCTACCAGAGCCTTACCGTTGCCGATGGCACGCAGCGGCTGGTGTGGATGCTGACGTACGTGCCGGGGACGGTGCTGGCGGAAGCGCGGCCGCACGCGCCGGAACTGCTGGAAAGCCTGGGGCGGCTGCTGGGGGAGATGACGGCGGGCCTCGCGGATTTTGCGCATGCGGCGGCGCAGCGGGAGTGGAAGTGGGACTTGGCGCGGGCGGGATGGATCCGCGGGTATCTGCAGCACATTGCGGATCCGGGGCGGCGGGCGCTGGTCGAGCGGTTTCTCTCCCTGTACGAAAGCGAAGTGGTGCCGGCGCTGGGGCGGCTGCGGCGCAGCGTGATCTACGGGGACGCCAACGACTACAACGTGCTGGTGGGCGAGGCCTGGCCGCAGCCGCGGCAGGCCGTCAGCGTGATCGACTATGGCGACATGCACCACAGCGTGACCGTGGCGGAGCTGGCGGTGGCCGTGGCCTACGCCATCCTGGGGAAGAAGGAGCCGCTGCGGGCGGCGGCAGCGGTGATTGCGGGGTATCACCGGGCGTTTCCGCTGCGCGAGGAGGAAGTGGCGCTGCTGTATGCGCTGGCGGGGGCGCGGCTGGCGGTGAGCGTGGTGAATTCGGCGCATCGCAAGACGCTGAAGCCGGATGATCCGTACGTGACGATCAGCGAGGCGCCGGCCTGGGAGGCGCTGGAGAGTCTGGCGGAGATTCATCCGCGGTTTGCGCACTACATGTTCCGCGCGGCCTGCGGGATGGCGCCGGTGCCGCAGAGCGGTGCGGTGCGGCGGTGGCTCGCGGAGAACGCGGGGACCGCGGCTGCGCTGCTGGATACCGATGTGCGCCGGACGCCGCTGCGCGTGTTTGATCTCAGCGTGGGCAGCACGCTGCTGGGCGCGGACCCGCGCGCGGCGGAGACTGCGGCGCTCACGGAAACGATTTTCCAGGAGATGAAGAAGGCCGGCGCCGCGGTGGGCGTGGGGCGGTACGACGAGGCGCGGCTGCTGTACACGTCGTCCATTTTCGGGGCCGGCGACAATCCCACCGACGAGCGGCGCACGATTCACCTGGGCCTGGACCTTTTCGTGGAGCCGGGAACGCCGATTTATGCGCCGCTCGAGGGCGTGGTGCACACGGTGGCCAACAACACGGCGCTGCTGGACTACGGGCCGCTGGTGATTCTGCGGCATGGGACGAGCGACGGCGTGCCGTTCTTCACGCTCTACGGGCACCTCACCGAGGACACGCTGAGCGGGCTGCATGCCGGGCAGCACGTGGCCCGGGGGCAGCGCATTGGCCGCGTGGGCACGGCGGCGGAAAACGGGGGCTGGGCGCCGCACGTGCATTTCCAGGTGATCGTGGACCTGCTGGACCGCGGCGCGGATTTTCCCGGCGTGGCCTATGCCGCGGAGCGCGCGGTGTGGCGCGATCTTTCGCCCGATCCGAATCTGCTGCTGGGGATTCCCGCGGAGCGGTTTCCCGCACCGGCGCCGGACCCGGAGGCGACGCTGGCGGCGCGGCGGACGCTGCTGGGACCGAGCCTGAGCATCTCGTACCGGAAGCCGCTGAAGATCGTGCGCGGGTGGATGCAGTATCTCTACGACGACACGGGGCGGGCGTACCTGGACGTGTACAACAACGTGCCGCTGGTGGGGCACAGCCATCCGCGGGTGGTGCGCGCGGCGCAGAAGCAGCTGGCGCTGCTCAACACCAACACGCGGTATCTGCATGACAATGTGGTGCGCTACGCGGAGCGGCTGACGCGGCGGATGCCCGCGCCGCTGCGCGTCTGCTACTTCCTGAACTCGGGCAGCGAGGCCAACGAGCTGGCGCTGCGGCTGGCGCGCACGCACACGGGGCGGGAGGACGTGATCGTCCTCGAACACGCCTATCACGGGCACACCAATACGCTGATCGATGTGAGCCCATACAAGTTCGAGGGGCCCGGGGGGCGCGGGCGCAAGCCGTGGGTGCACGTGGCGCCGCTGGCCGATGACTACCGCGGGGCGTACCGGCGCGAGGATAAGGAAGCCGGGGCGAAGTACGCGCGGCACGTGGCGGAGATTCTCGAGCGCGTGCGTGGGGAGGGGCGCGGCGTGGCCGCGTATCTTGCGGAGACGCTGCCGAGCGTGGGCGGGCAGATTGTGTTCCCGCCGGGGTATCTGGCGGAGGCCTACCGGCACGTGCGCGCGGCGGGCGCGGTGTGCATCGCCGACGAAGTGCAGGTGGGCTTCGGGCGGCTGGGCACGCACTTCTGGGGCTTTGAGACGCAGGGCGTGGTGCCGGACATCGTGGTGCTGGGAAAGCCGATCGGGAACGCGTTCCCGCTGGCGGCGGTGGTGACGACGGCGGAGATTGCGGCGTCGTTTGCGAACGGGATGGAGTTTTTCAGCACCTTCGGAGGGAATCCGGTGGCGTGCGCGGCGGGGCTGGCGGTGCTGGATGTGCTGGAGGAGGGACACCTGCAGGAACAGGCGCTGCGCGTGGGCCAGCATTTCATCGCCGGGCTGAAAGCGCTGGCGGGGCGGCACGCGCTGATCGGCGACGTGCGCGGCTCGGGGCTGTTTCTCGGGGTGGACCTGGTGCGCGACCGCACAACGCGCGCGGCGGCGACGGAAGAAGCCGGCTACGTGGTGAACCGCCTGCGCGACTGCGGCATCCTGGCGGGGACGGACGGGCCGCAGCACAACGTGCTGAAGCTGCGGCCGCCGCTGGTGTTTACCGAGGGCGACGCGGATTTCTTTGTGGACACGCTGGACGCGATTCTTGCCGAGGACGCAGTGCAGCCGCGCCACTGA
- the dprA gene encoding DNA-processing protein DprA — MEPAASLSWLALTLTHGLAARLAARLLRQFESPEGVFRASLTELEGCNLPAPVAQAIFKKEALARAEKELAGVQKLGCRLLNWTEPEYPRTLLEIYDPPVLLYVRGDAQILNCAAIGIVGTRRPTLYGTQMAERIGRDLAVRGLVIVSGMARGIDALAHRGALAAPGGRAIGVLGTGIDVCYPKENKKLYEKVLEHGALISEFALGTHPAPENFPMRNRIVAGMPLGIVVVEGAQYSGSLITSRLAMEYGREVFGVPGNVTQPVSFAPNQLIKQGAKLVTGAEDVIEELPTPVRAALVQAMQPEAGQGNLLVAEGLSASERKLYELLSSDEPLPIDDLVERSGLNSSEVLATLFDLEMKGIVRQLPGKQFSKVLL; from the coding sequence ATGGAGCCTGCTGCTTCCCTCTCCTGGCTCGCGCTGACGCTCACCCATGGGCTGGCGGCGCGTCTTGCGGCGCGCCTGCTGCGCCAGTTCGAATCCCCCGAAGGCGTCTTCCGCGCTTCGCTCACCGAGCTGGAAGGGTGCAACCTGCCCGCGCCGGTGGCCCAGGCGATCTTCAAGAAAGAAGCGTTGGCGCGCGCGGAAAAGGAGCTGGCGGGAGTACAGAAGCTGGGCTGCCGGCTGCTGAACTGGACGGAGCCGGAATATCCGCGGACGCTGCTGGAAATCTACGATCCGCCGGTGCTGCTCTACGTGCGCGGGGATGCGCAGATCCTGAACTGCGCGGCGATCGGGATCGTGGGCACGCGGCGGCCGACGCTATACGGCACGCAGATGGCCGAGCGCATCGGGCGGGACCTGGCGGTGCGCGGACTGGTGATCGTCAGCGGGATGGCGCGGGGGATTGACGCGCTGGCGCACCGCGGGGCGCTGGCTGCGCCGGGCGGGCGGGCGATCGGGGTTCTGGGCACGGGCATCGATGTCTGCTACCCCAAGGAGAACAAGAAGCTGTACGAGAAGGTGCTGGAGCACGGGGCGCTGATCAGCGAATTTGCGCTGGGGACGCATCCGGCGCCGGAGAATTTTCCGATGCGCAACCGCATCGTGGCCGGGATGCCGCTGGGGATCGTGGTGGTGGAAGGGGCGCAGTATTCGGGTTCGTTGATTACCTCGCGGCTGGCCATGGAGTACGGCCGGGAGGTGTTCGGAGTGCCGGGGAACGTGACCCAGCCGGTGAGTTTCGCGCCGAACCAGCTGATCAAGCAGGGGGCCAAGCTGGTGACCGGCGCGGAGGACGTGATCGAGGAGCTGCCCACGCCGGTGCGCGCGGCGCTGGTGCAGGCGATGCAACCGGAAGCGGGGCAGGGGAATCTATTGGTTGCGGAGGGGCTGAGCGCGTCCGAGCGCAAGCTCTACGAGCTGCTGAGTTCCGATGAGCCGCTGCCGATTGACGACCTCGTGGAGCGCTCCGGCTTGAACTCTTCGGAAGTTCTCGCTACGCTTTTTGATCTGGAGATGAAAGGCATCGTCCGGCAGCTCCCCGGCAAGCAGTTCAGCAAGGTCCTTCTCTGA
- the topA gene encoding type I DNA topoisomerase, whose translation MARSLVIVESPAKAKTINKYLGREYTVKASYGHVMDLPKKTLGILLPGQEAKKKKKKAKAGAKTKAGKGKEEKPAPPPVVVTDENIFEPTLEVIPGKIKVIAELKKAAEDAPNIYLATDPDREGEAISAHLLETLAARKSDRKKFRRVMFNEITPKAIKAAFEKAGEINTSLVDAQQARRVLDRLVGYKISPLLWDKVRRGLSAGRVQTVALRLIVEREQEIRAFVPQEYWTIHALLDGGQPPLFEARLTKQNGKDIEVTNQAEAEKIVAAVEKAKWQVAAVTQKEKKRNPVPPFTTSKLQQAAYNRLRYTAKRTMGIAQRLYEGVELGQEGAVALITYMRTDSVRVSNDALEQVRELIPQRFGANYLPEKPNFYKSKKDAQEAHEAVRPTDVTRTPEDVRPFLEDDTFKLYQLIWQRFVASQMLPAVFDQTTIDISAGEYTFRASGSVQKFDGFLRVYQMPESATDREEDEKDEEGAGKALPRVEEGQTLRLDKIRPDQHFTEPPPRYTEATLVKDLEEKGIGRPSTYASIISTIVEREYVLKDQGRFTPTMLGERVSGLLVKSFEDIFDVSFTARLEEELDEIEEGTLPWRKSVQDFWDRFELDLDKAGGEMQSYKAGIPTGQKCPKCDQGELLERISRLGFFLGCSRYPECDFIQDLSPEIGGEEVESENTVEYCETCGKEMAIKRGQWGPFLACTGYPDCRTTRRLVAGTRKARQPDEPLDEKCSLCGTGLVKKHGRFGEFIGCSAYPKCKYTRPITLGIKCPKCAEGEFVRRGSAGKGGRGRPRVFYGCSRYPECDFTTPHMPVAEPCPKCGAAFIVEKRTKAGNFRSCIKEGCDWEIVLGEGQPQPETPEPVAAKP comes from the coding sequence ATGGCACGTTCGCTCGTAATCGTCGAATCGCCCGCAAAGGCGAAGACCATCAACAAATATCTGGGACGGGAGTACACCGTCAAAGCGTCGTATGGGCACGTCATGGACCTGCCGAAGAAGACGCTGGGCATTTTGCTGCCCGGGCAAGAGGCCAAGAAGAAGAAAAAGAAGGCCAAGGCCGGAGCCAAGACGAAGGCCGGCAAGGGGAAAGAAGAGAAGCCGGCGCCGCCGCCGGTGGTGGTGACGGACGAAAACATATTCGAGCCGACGCTGGAAGTGATTCCCGGGAAGATCAAGGTGATCGCGGAGCTGAAGAAAGCCGCCGAGGACGCTCCGAACATCTATCTAGCGACGGACCCTGACCGCGAAGGGGAGGCGATCTCCGCGCATCTGCTGGAGACGCTGGCAGCGCGCAAGTCCGACCGCAAGAAGTTCCGGCGGGTGATGTTCAACGAAATTACGCCGAAGGCGATCAAGGCGGCGTTCGAGAAGGCCGGGGAGATCAACACCAGTCTGGTGGATGCGCAGCAGGCGCGGCGGGTGCTGGACCGGCTGGTGGGCTACAAGATTTCGCCGCTGCTGTGGGACAAAGTACGCCGGGGGTTGTCCGCGGGGCGGGTGCAGACTGTGGCGCTGCGGCTGATCGTGGAACGCGAGCAGGAGATTCGCGCGTTCGTGCCCCAGGAATACTGGACGATCCACGCGCTGCTGGATGGCGGGCAGCCGCCGCTATTCGAGGCGCGGCTCACCAAACAGAACGGCAAGGATATCGAGGTTACCAACCAGGCCGAGGCGGAGAAGATCGTCGCGGCGGTGGAAAAGGCGAAGTGGCAGGTCGCCGCGGTCACGCAAAAGGAAAAGAAGCGCAACCCGGTGCCGCCGTTCACGACGTCGAAGCTGCAGCAGGCGGCGTACAACCGGCTGCGCTACACGGCCAAGCGCACCATGGGCATCGCGCAGCGCCTGTACGAAGGCGTGGAGCTGGGGCAGGAAGGCGCCGTGGCGCTGATCACTTACATGCGCACGGATTCGGTGCGGGTTTCGAACGACGCCCTGGAGCAGGTGCGCGAGCTGATTCCGCAGCGCTTCGGGGCGAACTATCTGCCGGAAAAGCCGAATTTCTACAAGTCCAAGAAGGACGCCCAGGAAGCGCACGAAGCGGTGCGCCCGACGGACGTGACGCGCACGCCGGAGGATGTGCGGCCGTTCCTGGAGGACGACACCTTCAAGCTGTACCAGCTGATCTGGCAGCGCTTTGTGGCCTCGCAGATGCTGCCGGCAGTCTTCGACCAGACCACCATTGACATTTCCGCGGGGGAGTACACCTTCCGGGCCAGCGGTTCGGTGCAGAAGTTCGACGGCTTCCTGCGGGTCTACCAGATGCCGGAATCGGCCACGGACCGCGAGGAAGACGAGAAAGACGAAGAGGGAGCGGGCAAGGCGCTGCCGCGGGTGGAAGAGGGGCAGACCCTGCGCCTGGACAAGATCCGCCCGGACCAGCATTTCACGGAGCCGCCGCCGCGCTACACGGAAGCGACGCTGGTGAAGGATCTGGAAGAGAAGGGCATCGGGCGGCCGTCCACGTATGCGTCGATCATCTCGACAATCGTGGAGCGCGAGTACGTGCTGAAGGATCAGGGGCGGTTCACGCCGACGATGCTGGGGGAGCGCGTGAGCGGGCTGCTGGTGAAGAGCTTCGAGGATATTTTCGACGTGTCGTTCACGGCGCGGCTGGAAGAGGAGCTCGACGAGATCGAAGAGGGCACGCTGCCGTGGCGCAAGTCCGTGCAGGATTTCTGGGATAGATTCGAGCTGGACCTGGACAAGGCCGGCGGGGAGATGCAGTCGTACAAGGCAGGCATTCCCACGGGGCAAAAGTGCCCGAAGTGCGACCAGGGCGAGCTGCTGGAGCGCATCAGCCGGCTGGGCTTCTTCCTGGGCTGTTCGCGCTATCCCGAGTGTGACTTCATCCAGGACCTTTCTCCCGAAATCGGGGGCGAGGAAGTGGAAAGCGAGAACACCGTCGAATATTGCGAGACCTGCGGCAAGGAGATGGCCATCAAGCGCGGGCAGTGGGGGCCGTTCCTGGCCTGCACGGGGTATCCGGATTGCCGGACGACGCGGCGGCTGGTGGCGGGGACGCGCAAGGCGCGCCAGCCGGACGAGCCGCTGGATGAGAAGTGCTCGTTGTGCGGCACTGGCCTGGTGAAGAAGCACGGGCGGTTCGGGGAATTCATCGGCTGTTCGGCGTATCCGAAGTGCAAGTACACGCGGCCGATCACGCTGGGGATCAAGTGCCCGAAGTGCGCGGAAGGGGAATTCGTGCGGCGGGGCAGCGCGGGGAAAGGCGGGCGAGGACGGCCGCGGGTCTTCTACGGCTGCTCGCGGTATCCGGAGTGCGACTTCACGACGCCGCACATGCCGGTGGCCGAGCCCTGCCCGAAGTGCGGCGCGGCGTTCATCGTGGAAAAACGCACCAAGGCCGGCAACTTCCGCTCCTGCATCAAGGAAGGCTGCGACTGGGAGATCGTGCTCGGGGAAGGCCAGCCGCAGCCGGAAACGCCCGAGCCCGTGGCCGCCAAACCTTAA
- a CDS encoding tyrosine recombinase XerC → MKQAAKKYLEYLQSVRNSSPHTILNYGKDLAQFLAYLSPPGAQLPALPAITHHVVREYVAHLHEQELQKSSIARKLAALRSFFKYCVREALLKENPARLVATPKLPKRIPSVLSAEEMNLFLNQLAGMGPTAAAAAGAGRRLVRTGPATPRAERRAREDATLLLRRDRALLELLYAAGLRVSELTGLNLADIERKERMLRVCGKGDKERIVPYGTKAQEALEAYWPVREQLLQQAQGTRLPHAEAVFLNYAGQRLTQRSVGRIVKKYVRLANVNWDLHPHSMRHAFATHLLADGADLRVIQELLGHQSLSTTQKYTHASIRQLMDIYDKAHPHA, encoded by the coding sequence ATGAAACAAGCTGCCAAGAAATATCTGGAGTATCTGCAGTCGGTGCGGAACTCGTCGCCGCACACGATCCTGAATTACGGCAAAGACCTGGCACAGTTCTTGGCCTATCTTTCGCCGCCGGGCGCGCAGCTGCCCGCGCTCCCGGCCATCACCCACCATGTCGTCCGTGAATATGTCGCGCACCTGCACGAGCAGGAGCTGCAGAAGAGCTCGATCGCACGGAAGCTGGCGGCGCTGCGGTCGTTCTTCAAATACTGCGTGCGCGAAGCGCTGCTGAAGGAAAATCCCGCGCGGCTGGTGGCCACGCCGAAGCTGCCTAAGCGCATCCCTTCCGTCCTTTCCGCCGAGGAGATGAACCTGTTTCTGAATCAGCTCGCCGGGATGGGCCCCACGGCCGCTGCTGCAGCGGGTGCGGGAAGGCGCCTGGTGCGTACGGGGCCGGCCACGCCGCGCGCGGAACGCCGCGCCCGGGAAGACGCCACGCTGCTGCTGCGGCGGGACCGCGCGCTGCTGGAGCTGCTCTACGCCGCGGGGCTGCGCGTCAGCGAGCTCACGGGGCTGAACCTGGCGGACATCGAGCGCAAGGAACGCATGCTGCGGGTGTGCGGCAAGGGCGATAAGGAGCGCATCGTGCCTTACGGCACAAAGGCCCAGGAAGCTCTGGAGGCTTACTGGCCGGTGCGCGAGCAGCTCCTGCAGCAGGCGCAGGGGACGCGGCTGCCGCACGCCGAAGCGGTGTTTCTGAATTACGCAGGGCAGCGGCTGACGCAGCGGTCGGTGGGGCGCATCGTGAAGAAATACGTGCGGCTGGCGAACGTGAACTGGGATTTGCACCCGCACTCGATGCGGCACGCGTTTGCGACGCACCTGCTGGCCGACGGGGCGGACTTGCGCGTCATTCAAGAGCTGCTGGGGCACCAGTCGCTCTCCACCACGCAGAAATACACGCACGCCTCGATCCGCCAGTTGATGGATATCTACGACAAAGCGCACCCGCACGCGTGA
- a CDS encoding transporter, producing MSLCAVCVLGGFLLVPRGAAQDNYEIQVYGYDQVPPHHTMVELHSNFTINGSKSSDNGLLPTHHALHETLEITHGFSEWFETGFYIFTSSRSGNGIDFVGTHIRPRVRAPEIWHWPVGVSLSNEIGYQRRTFSTDTWTWEMRPVVDKQLGKWYLAFNPALERAIHGENTGRGFAFSPNFKVGYDFTKKISGGIEYYGALGPITGFDPLREQQHQIFPVVDLNVSPKWEINFGLGAGLTSSTDHFLAKMILGYRFDF from the coding sequence ATGTCGCTCTGCGCGGTCTGTGTTCTCGGTGGTTTTCTCCTCGTGCCGCGCGGGGCGGCGCAGGACAACTACGAGATCCAGGTGTACGGTTACGACCAGGTGCCGCCGCACCACACCATGGTGGAGCTGCACAGCAACTTCACGATCAACGGATCGAAGAGCAGCGACAACGGACTGCTGCCCACGCACCACGCGCTGCACGAAACGCTGGAGATCACCCACGGCTTCAGCGAGTGGTTCGAGACCGGCTTCTACATCTTCACCTCCTCGCGGAGCGGCAACGGCATCGATTTTGTGGGCACGCACATCCGGCCGCGGGTGCGCGCGCCGGAAATATGGCACTGGCCCGTGGGCGTGAGCCTGTCGAACGAGATCGGCTACCAGCGGCGGACGTTCTCGACCGACACCTGGACGTGGGAGATGCGCCCGGTGGTGGATAAGCAGCTGGGAAAGTGGTATCTGGCATTCAATCCGGCGCTGGAGCGCGCCATCCACGGGGAAAACACCGGGCGCGGCTTCGCTTTTTCTCCGAATTTCAAGGTGGGCTACGACTTCACGAAAAAAATCTCCGGCGGGATCGAATATTACGGGGCCCTGGGGCCGATCACCGGCTTCGATCCGCTGCGCGAGCAGCAGCACCAGATCTTTCCAGTGGTGGACCTGAACGTTTCGCCCAAGTGGGAGATCAATTTCGGGCTGGGCGCCGGACTCACTTCCTCCACCGACCACTTCCTGGCCAAAATGATCCTCGGCTACCGCTTCGATTTCTGA
- a CDS encoding GNAT family N-acetyltransferase, with protein sequence MIFRLALAHAPEHVESARGLFREYAASLGLDLSFQYFESELRDLPGEYAPPRGRLFLAFEAEREAGCGALRPLDEEICEMKRLYVRREFRGRGLGRQLAETLIQEAREIGYRAMRLDTLPVMPQAQELYRMLGFVEIAAYRYNPVPDSRFLELDLTV encoded by the coding sequence ATGATTTTCCGCCTCGCCCTGGCGCACGCCCCGGAGCACGTCGAGTCGGCCCGCGGACTCTTCCGCGAATACGCCGCGTCACTGGGACTGGACCTCTCCTTTCAGTATTTCGAGAGCGAGCTGCGCGACCTGCCGGGGGAGTACGCGCCGCCGCGTGGCCGGCTGTTCCTCGCTTTTGAAGCAGAGCGGGAAGCCGGGTGTGGCGCGCTGCGCCCGCTGGACGAAGAGATCTGCGAAATGAAGCGCCTGTATGTGCGGCGCGAATTCCGGGGGCGGGGGCTGGGGCGGCAACTGGCCGAGACGCTCATTCAAGAGGCGCGGGAGATTGGTTACCGCGCCATGCGCCTGGATACCTTGCCGGTGATGCCCCAGGCGCAGGAACTCTACCGCATGCTGGGCTTCGTGGAGATCGCGGCGTACCGCTACAACCCGGTGCCGGACTCGCGATTCCTGGAACTTGACCTGACCGTCTAG
- a CDS encoding alpha/beta hydrolase, whose product MPFLKLHASPHAPGLSPVHIHYREAGQGIPLLYLHGGWGYGYYPLDRQIQEFGGRYRFLMPDRSSYGQSTHVTGEMPLDFHHRAAAETLAFLDALGIAKCIIWGHSDGAVIAAMIGLAAPERCRCLILEAFHYWRAKPSSRPFFARFAEQPGDLGEETHRILAGEHGDPRWQEVVRRHSRVWKRIGEGASGPEEDFYDGQLGDLQVPALFLHGRLDPRTEPGEMERVQQVLPQSALHFIENGRHCPHSEDAAFREFNAVLADFLQGCL is encoded by the coding sequence ATGCCCTTTTTGAAACTGCACGCGTCGCCGCACGCCCCGGGCCTGAGCCCCGTGCACATCCACTATCGCGAAGCCGGACAGGGCATTCCCCTCCTCTATCTCCACGGCGGCTGGGGCTATGGCTACTATCCCCTCGACCGCCAGATCCAAGAGTTCGGCGGCCGCTACCGCTTCCTGATGCCGGACCGTTCCAGCTACGGCCAATCCACGCATGTAACCGGGGAGATGCCGCTCGATTTCCACCACCGCGCCGCCGCGGAAACCCTGGCGTTCCTCGATGCCCTGGGCATCGCCAAATGCATCATCTGGGGCCACAGCGACGGAGCAGTGATTGCGGCCATGATCGGGCTGGCGGCGCCGGAGCGCTGCCGGTGTTTGATTCTCGAGGCGTTCCACTATTGGCGGGCCAAACCCTCCTCGCGGCCATTTTTTGCGCGCTTTGCGGAGCAGCCCGGGGATCTGGGGGAGGAAACCCACCGCATTCTGGCGGGAGAACACGGAGATCCCCGCTGGCAGGAAGTGGTCCGGCGCCATAGCCGGGTGTGGAAACGCATCGGAGAGGGAGCAAGCGGGCCGGAGGAGGATTTTTATGACGGGCAGCTGGGCGATTTGCAGGTGCCCGCGCTGTTCCTCCACGGGCGCCTCGATCCGCGCACCGAGCCGGGCGAAATGGAGCGCGTGCAGCAAGTCCTTCCGCAAAGCGCGCTGCACTTCATCGAAAACGGCCGCCACTGCCCGCACAGCGAAGACGCCGCCTTCCGCGAGTTCAACGCCGTCCTGGCCGATTTCCTCCAGGGCTGTCTCTAG
- the rplU gene encoding 50S ribosomal protein L21: MYAVIQSGGKQYRVTPGETVRIEKLTGKVGSKITFDKVLAVHTDDKKVVAGAETAKASVSGKIVGLVKGPKLTVLKFKKTNQYKIQRGHRQHYTAVEVGEIKL, translated from the coding sequence ATGTACGCCGTTATTCAGAGTGGGGGAAAGCAGTATCGCGTGACGCCGGGCGAGACCGTGCGCATCGAGAAGCTCACCGGCAAAGTGGGTTCGAAAATCACGTTTGATAAGGTGCTGGCCGTGCACACCGACGACAAGAAGGTCGTCGCCGGCGCGGAGACCGCCAAGGCCTCGGTGAGCGGAAAGATCGTGGGCCTGGTGAAAGGTCCCAAGCTGACCGTACTCAAGTTCAAGAAGACCAACCAGTACAAGATTCAGCGCGGTCACCGGCAGCATTACACGGCCGTCGAGGTTGGCGAAATCAAGCTGTAG
- the rpmA gene encoding 50S ribosomal protein L27, with amino-acid sequence MAHKKGGGSSVNGRDSHGQRLGVKRFGGQLVNAGTILIRQRGTKHKPGLNVGKGKDDTLFALVTGIVRFEDKGRGGRFISVLPAAPAPSAPVAS; translated from the coding sequence ATGGCACACAAAAAAGGCGGCGGTTCGTCCGTAAACGGCCGCGATTCACATGGACAAAGGCTGGGCGTGAAGCGCTTCGGCGGGCAGTTGGTCAATGCGGGGACGATTCTGATTCGCCAGCGCGGCACCAAGCACAAGCCCGGCTTGAACGTGGGCAAGGGCAAGGACGACACGCTCTTCGCGCTGGTCACCGGCATCGTGCGCTTCGAAGATAAGGGCCGCGGCGGGCGGTTTATCAGCGTGCTCCCGGCCGCACCGGCGCCGTCCGCTCCCGTCGCGAGCTAA